The genome window GGGTCCTTCGACGCCCCCGCCATCcggccttctttttccctctttcCGCGTcgtcccaccccccaaaagtGTTCACACTGgttccttctcttccctcttctcAGTCGCTCCTTTAACGATATTTTCCGCACCCCCTTATATCGGCCTCTGGTCTACAATACCAAGAGCTGGCTCTCTTTCCCGCCTCCGGACGGACGCCAGTGTGAACCGACGGTTTGACGAGTTGCCTCTCCACCCAACTCACCACGCTCCTTAACCAGCACCCGACACCGCGATCAGTCACTCCTTGTCTCGTATTACTTTTCATCATCTTGACACACACCCAGCCCCAACGCGAGGCTTTACATTCTTTACCTGCTATCTCCGAGATCCAACTCGAAAGCAACCGTCCAGTCTATTCACTCCTTCGTTACCGATACAACCCCAATCTGAATATCACTCTTGATTCGatacaccaacaccgacgCCAACGGCCGCGACAACTGCTACTTATCCTACATTCTCCATTTGGTTGACCCGACTCTATCTCATGCTCTGGACCGGGCCCTTAAGCGTGTTATAGTTCCTAGTAAGTTGCAAAGGACGGCTTGTGAATATCCCATGATACACAAGCGGGGCCCCCTCGACTGCCAGGGTTCCTTCCGCTCGAGCATTCATGCTGACCTTTGGATGGTTGGCTACTCTCAGCTTCCGGTAAATCTTAGATTAACCACACACTTTTCTATTTTCTAAATCAGAACCGTTTTGCTATGGATTCATCCCAATTGTACGCCTTCCCCGTTGCTTGACTCTACCTCAAACCAGGGACACTGGAACTTACATGTATGCTATAGACGGCAGCAAATCCAAGTACCAGCGTTCAACTTCGAAAATCCCGAGAATCAGTTTGGCAGAGAGATCACATCGCCCCATCCTACACCTGTCGTCACCATGAACGGTGGCACCGTGCCTCCAAAGACCGACGCGATGACGGCACCGCAGGGAATGTGGACGACACCGACATCCCAGGGAATGAGACCCAGGCCTGCGACTATTCATGAAGGCTTCTCGTACTGCGTGGCGGAGCCGTACGAGGGTCTGCCAGCTTGGGACTCGTCATCTTTGCAAATGCAGCAGACACCTAGCGATGGCATGTCGTCGAGACCTATCTCCATGCACCAGGACTTCTATCCGGCGACTACATTGGAGAGCAGTGAGTGTTTTAGCAGAGGAGGCTATGGCGGCTTCGAGGGGCTAACCATCCCCTCAGATTCGTGGCCGCAAAAGCCTTGCGATGACCATTTCGAGATTCATGGGTTGGAGCCCGAGATGAACATTGGGCAGGCTTACACCACTGACGAGGCGAATCCCATTATTGACCTCAGGTATCCTGGTCAACAGGTGGAAGGCGACTCGAACAACTTTGAGCATGGGTTGAACCCTCGCAGAATGTCTGGGTCGTCTTTTACCGTGTCCACGTCGGGCGGCATGTCAGAAATGCCTCCCTACGAGGATTTCTCCACGACCCTCTCCGAAGCGCCTTCCTTCTCGTCTGAGTACCCGCCGCCGTCCAACCGAAACTCGATGATTTCATCTACGCAACTGTCTCCTGTCGCTTCCCCACGCATGACACCTCAGAGCCGGTCAGAGTTGGTAAGAACCCAAAGCAGAGGGCGCGCATCGCCTTCTCCACGACCTGGAGTTCGCGCGGCCCCTTACTCGGTGGAAAGCGCCAGGAACAAGAGGTGGTCGACTGGTTCATACGGGACGGCGAATCGGAGACCTTCCCCCTTTGTGTATCACCCTCATGACGTTTTCAACCAGCACAATCGGATGTCGTCTCGCCACTCGTCACCTACTATCGGACAcggccccctccccttgaACTACGGCAACCTCCAGGCAGCGCAGCAGCACCCCTATCTGATGAGCAATGCGCCGGCATTCCAGAGAAACAGCATGCTTTTGCCCACGCAACTTCCGTCTCATGTCTTCCACCATGACacgcatcaccaccatcctcatcagtTTGAGAACGCGCCCCCCCTGCTCTCACATGGACTATTCCGCATGCTTCAAAGCAATGCCGACCCCCACTCTCTCCACAGCCACTACGCTGACCTTTCTGACCCCCCTGATCTGTATGCGTCTCTTCAGGAGGAGCAGATTCCTCCACCGCCCGAAGATATGAACCCATCCGACCCAGACTTGATCCCCCACGAGCAAGAGCTGAGGTTTGAGGGTGACTTGTACACCCCAAGATGGGTTCGCGGACATGGTAACAAGCGGGAAGGATGGTGCGGCATTTGTAAGCCTGGAAGATGGCTTGTCCTGAAGAACTCTGCTTTCTGGTACGACAAGAGCTTTACTCATGGCATCAGTGCCGCAACGGGTAGCCCATTCCAGGAGCCTCAAGACACGAGGCGCATGGATGGTAACCCTGATGTCTGGGAAGGACTGTGCGGCAGCTGCAACGAATGGATTGCATTGGTGAGcagcaagaaaaagggaaCGACCTGGTTTAGACATGCCTACAAGTGCCACACGCACCCAAAGATCAAGGACGCACCCAAGCGCAGAAGGGAGAGCAGCAATACCCGTGCTCTGGCGGCCACCAACATGGCAAAGCCGGCAACCAATCCGTTGACGCCCCAAATGACACCACAGGTGTCGACGACAAACACTCCTGCTCCCGCTCCCCTTCAGTCGCAGTCTCAGCACCAGACTCAACAGGCTCTGGAACAGACTCTGGACCAGAGACAGACACCAACCCCAGTTCAAAGCCAACACCCGTCACATGGtccgcctcccccgccacctacacagcaccagcagcagcctcaggGGCAGCAGCCGCATACTATGCCGTcgcagcagcaccaacaatacaatcagcatcagcagagCCATCCTCCACCGCAGCCAGTCATCCAGCTGCAGCCTCCGCCGGTCCGTCACTTCCATCGACACCTCCCACCTCACCTGCAGCTCCACCCGACGTCAGCTCCTCCGCAGCCTCCCAGAACAGCCATCATGAgccccatccctcccatGGCTCCCATGGACGGCTTTGCGAACATGATCTAGACGTCACTGGCCGCTAGGTTTCCTTACTCACTATCGCTATGAATGCCGTTATGACCCTCGATACCAAAAATTGATCAGATCATTATTTCATTTCTTTGtcagatgatgatgaaatcatttctttttttgggtACAATTTCACTACTTGGAGCAAGGTTATAGACAGGCATGGAGCATGGCATGAtttttctctctcacacacacacactctctctcaGGACGTATGGTTGAAGTGGATGCcgttttttctctctcttttttccctttatAAAGGGTTTAATTTCTTGGATCAACTACTGTCTACCAGCCAACCACAAGAAAATATCCTTCCTGTCTTTTTCTCTCACATCCCCTCTCCACTCTTGGACGACCGCAACTTCAATTCTTTGCACATTATTcgttttttctcctttttttttctttttggcttttttgatTTCCTGTCTCTCCTTGTTTCGTATGGCTGGTTCATCCgtttcttgttctttttggctttttgagCGTTTTGATATTCTAATCAGGATAGTTTTTtgccttctttcttttgcAGAAGGTAGTATATGATGGTGGGCATGGAGAAAGTGTCCTTTTGAAACGTAGTTTAGATACCCCTTTtttggatggatggtggaaaagaggaggattaTCACATTGGGAttttggtgttggaggggtgatcgatgaaagggggggaagaggaggaatcgGGGAGGGGAAGTGGTTGTTGCATAGCAAttgatctttttttttcttgcctTGACTTTTCATATGTGTGTTGTTCTGTTTTGCTTGGCGATATCCTACGTTGCTTTTCCAGGATTGGTGAGTCCTTGATGTGGGATAttgtggtggcggcggtggtggtggtggtattcCCGTGCCAGCATAACCGCTGAACCGAGGATTATTATTGTCTAGATGTTGATTGGCATTTCACATGTGCTTTTCCAGTGGGTGGGCATAATGAGATCAAGATCGGAGAATATGGGTAACGACAGCGGCATAAAGCGGTTCATCACCACACGCAGGTCATCACGATTATTGTGTGGTTGAGCGGGTGTGAATTCATGCgatccatcccatcccatcccatcctctctctcttttgctTCCCTTGTCAAGGGAACCCTGCTCGGATACAGGAAAAACCATTGCGGGGAACCTTGACGGTTGGGATCAtttcttgttgttttttctCATCGGATGAACTGTCGCACACACACGCGGGATGATAAAAAGAGAGCAAGATGGTAGTTAGCAGTTTCATCTTGTGGAATTCATGCGACAGAGCAGCGAGATGATGTGCTGCTTCTCTGTGAGGCTGATGATtgcgtggtggtggttggataACCGCCCagggttgttgaagagggaaaaagaaaaagccagGGTTAGGTGATGAAGGATAGTGTACTAGCGGGACAGGGTtagggtggtgggtggtagGGCGGACAGGGATCTAAAGTGGTTGCAGATTTCAGCCTTCTTGGCGGCGAGGGGCGCCTTACTGGAAAGAGGATTTATCCCGGTTTGGTTGGAGTGTTCAATTCTTGATTCTTTCGCTGTAAGAAAGAAGACGAGGGGGGATAAGATGGGATGATTGATTGGAttggggaaaggggatgaATGGATGGGAGGGATTGAATGTTTTAACTGGTTCGGTTGCCCTGCCAATCAGTGGTTCACAAGCCCGAGTttgagggaggtgtggtGTGTGCTCCTGATGCACgaagctgttgctgttggtgagGTTTGGGACAAGCTCCTGTCCAGTCGATGTGGGGACTGGGATGACAGTCTAAAACTGGGAGTTTTTGTTGAAGTTGTTTCATCAGCCTCTTGAGGTTGCAGTAATTGATGGatttgatggaggggataAGTTACCATGTGGGTGGTCtcggctggggaggaggtataTTTTTGGGTTTTGCATGAACTTGACGACGTCAGGGACGGGTGGAATATCCAAGTGGGAGAAGAAAATTAATTGAGAGAACCGGAGTCGGACAGAGTTTGGAAACCTGGGGGTTGTGTTTAATTACCGCTTGCTGCTCAGTGAGGCTTGagctgcggtggtggtgggtgtgtttTCCAGGTACAGCAGTGACAGCACCGATTATGCGCCGATTTTTGCAGCTGCAAATACCAATGCAGGAACCCAGCGATTGCCACTGGATTGTCATGGGATGTCAATTGATTGGATTGGTCTCTCCTTTTTGGGGGCTCATGGTTGGGAAGCAAAGACGATCACGAGTCCAGGGTTGGGAATGTTCTTTGCCGGCTGCGTCTGCGGGCGCTGTTGGGACTATGCTTTCTCTCTtttggaggagtttggcCGAAATCTTTCGATTGCTGCAATGAGATCAGAGTTATTTGATGTTTGACCTGTTGAATAGCAAGACTTATGAAgatggggaaaagaagaTCGATGTTGGAATAGGTACCCCACCACGTGCCTAGGCTGTGATCTCCACCCTGCCCATGTCTCCAGCTGCTGActtgaccttcttgttcACCACCAACTTCAGCCAGAAGCCCACTTCCAAGCAGGCTGCCGACAGGGGTCCTTTCTCAATTGACTCATTTGGCTTGATATCGTGCCAGATATCTGTGtgcctctttttttctccttccgGTGATGTCGATCGAATAGGTATCGGATTCGATATCCAGATCAGTCCTGACGAATTGGGTACCCCCTCTGACATGCAGACCGAAGGACGAATTCCACCGCTCTCTCTAATTTCTACACATGCAGTGGCCAGCCTGCCGATGCGCAGTCTCGACCTCGGACTGCAGCAAGCATGTCGGCACTAAAGCCGGAGCGGGGAAGACTTCGTCTCATCCAGGGCTCGGGTACCTGATAATTGGATATTGGAGGCTTGCATGCCTGATGCACTGCAGCACCTTCCCTCGACATTCAGGCTATCCATCCTGTACCCCCACTGTCTGATGGCTTGCTGAACTGCACACCGATCTATGTACTGACTGACCTCTCAGTTAGCTACCGCCCCGGTCCAACCTCGCACGCAACCTTTGAGGCACAGAGTACGTCTTGTGTCGCAGACTGCTGGTGTTTGTCTGAATTGCCGCCGTCCCAGCGAGTATCGCCAGAGTCTCTCTTGAAAAGAGCTCAGTTGATCGCTGCTGTGAACGTGAGCAGGGGGCAACCCGTGCCGCCAACCAGGGCCTCCAGGGCCCCTCGCAAGCAAATCCACTCGCCCTCAGCACAGACCCGACAATAATATATCTCGGTACATTTTGTTCCAACCAGGCTTTTGCATTTCCCGGCCCCCAGGGATTGAGAAAGAGATATATCCGCGCTGTGCTCCTTCACCGGGCTTGTCAAGGGTTTCTTGTCCTGTTTCGTTTCCCTCCTCTCTGACGATTGACGGTTATGCTCAGAACTGCTTGGTAGCTTGGCCCCGTTTCCTTACAACAAGCCTTGATGTCTCTATGGCCCCGCGCAGACAACCTCAAAAAGCTGTTTACTGACCGTGCCCCTGGGATGCCAGATTTTAATGTTTACTTTGCTTACGAAACGAATGTCGACGACGCTTGGATACCCCTTATGAACATGGACATTGGGCCCTGATAAATTGACGAATACACGCCGTATCATCTATCCCGTGTCCCGCACACCTATCCTTCCTTCCCGCTCGTCCAACAAGAGCCTCTCCATCTCGAATCTGCCTATATTGCCACTCTCCCCGAGCACCTTGGACGTCCGAAGCAACGCCGGTGGATTCTTACTAGAGCGCTCGGCCCATGAAAAAATACATTGAGAGAAATTTGAATCTGCTATGAGTGGGGATCAGCCAGTTTCCAGGTGCGCTCCCATACTCCCTCCCTTGAGTCGGTGGAAGGTATGTATGTTTCCGTGCTGATCTCAGGTGCCTGCAGCTTTGGCGACCCAGACGCTCAGCCGCCCACCCCTaaacaaacaccaacatTATCGATTTTCCCGAGTCCTCGTTTCGAAACACCAAAGAACAACGCGGGACGATTCGACGAGCCTGGAGGCTGGACTCCTCATTTTGCCGAGGATTACTCCGTCTTCAACTCGACCCCGGGGAACCTGAGGGACAGCCAGCATCCCTTTCCCGATTTTGGTCCAGCAACCCCATACCTTGGTTCGGCCCGCAAACGGACGTTGTCTACTGGGGAAACGTTTtcgcccaccaccaacttgCAGCTACCGTCTGTGGAACCGTCCGAGATCCTACGATCTTCTCCGAGCCAActatcaaccccaaccttTCAACAGTTAACTCTCGCCAGCCGAAATTCAGATACAGCTGAGAGGACTTCAAAGAAGGTGCGGCGTGGAACAGTGGTTGAGCAATCTCAGGGACAAACAGCAACCCCGCCGCCCTCTGGCCGGAAGGGTGAACGGAAACTCGCTCCCAAACTCGATACGTCCGCCATGCAGAATGATCAGGGCTACGGCCACCCAGACTTTTTGGCGACTGCCCAGCCACAAATGGGCAACTTCGTGACCAACCCTGGCGACATGTTTTCTTATCCCTTATCAGCACCGGCCGCCGGTCCAGGATATGCACCACAGCGGTCGTTTTGGGACCAGGATCCCAACATGGGAGGAATGGAAGTTGATTTCAGTGCCAATGGCGCCAATGGTGGCGATATGTTCCAAAACCAGACACATCAACCTCTCACCCCAGTCGACTGGGCAAATGCCAATCTGATGCAGGCACAGGACGCCATGGTCGGTCACGAAAACGGTCATGTTACTCCTGGAAATCACCAAGCTCCCCTTATATCACAGGCGCCCATGCCTGCCCTCGTAACTTCAGCCCCCGAACAAGCCATGTTCGCGGTTGATTATTCCACGACCATGGAAGACAACTTTGGAATGAACAGTAGCGGCGGCGCGGTAAACCCCGGGCTCATCTTCAGCCGGCCGCAGTCAGCCAACATGGATGCCATCTCTCATGACCAGTCTATGCAAGTCCCTATCGCACCTCGCCGTCAAACGAGTCAAGACTTTGTCCAGCCAACGAGCAGGGCACCATCAGCGCAAAGAATAGTGACAACATCCCGAGGCGAGCTTCGTCGTTCGTCAAGCACGAGGACCGTGCCTTCAAGCAGACCAGACCGAGCTCTGGCTAGCTCACCAATCAAGTCGGTTGGACGACCTGGCCTCTCGCGAAGCTTCAGCGAAAATAGAGGGAAGAAGCAGTCGAGCCGACCAGCGCTGCCCACTCTTGccccagctcctcgtccACAATCACAACTGGTGAGCAACGCTGGCGTAGGTGCCAACCGGCCGATTATAAGCCAACCTTCCCGTCCAAGTGGAAGGACATCTCCCCTGAAAAGCCAGCAACACTCCCGACTTTCCAGCTTGACATCCATCCCAGAGACCTCGGGTCCAAGAATGCGAACCCAAGCGAAGTTCACCATTGATGCCAACGGCAGAGCAAGAGTGGAAACCACAGTCGTTGTAGAAACAGAAGAGCCAACCAGTGCAAAAAAGCGCCAGGGCTCCCAAGACGGCAGCCAACGTAGGAGGTGGACTCCTtccgacgaggaagatgactCTTCCTCTACCGATGACGAAGGCCCGATTATCATTCCTAGCAGAAACACCTCTTTTGCGCTCCCAGATCCGGTAAAACCCTCGATTGTCCATCCTTTTCACCGGGCGTCTCATACCGGCTCGTCGTACAGCGCTAGCTTCCAACACCAGGATGATGATAGCGAtggggagacggtggtgaaTGTGAATGACCTCACGCCCACGGGAAAAGTGGCCGGAGACGCGATCAGTGAGCTGCAAAAGGTCAGGGAGGCACGGCAGCGGAGCGGGCAGTGGCCGCCGAGTTCTGCGCCAAAGGTGAGGAGGTCCTTttcgggggtgggggggtcgGGGAGTGCGAGTTTTGGGAATCATCAGCAGGGGGGTTACAGGGGGAgttataataatagtagCTTGAGTCCGGCTAGCATGACGGAGGGGAGTCTGCCGACGCCGACgggtgagaggggaggggggatgaggtgcgtttgtgggaggggggaagtgGGGAGGAATGAGCTGTTGGTTCAGTGGTATGTTTGTTCCTTTAGAAGATTTTATGTGATGATGAAAGGGTGGTGTGGGTTGCTAACATGGAGGCAGTCAATCGTGTGAGATGAACTTGCATGAACGGTGTGTGAATGCGACGGAGACGTCAATTTACATTTGTTCGTTTTGTGCGAATGTTACGACTGGGCATCCggtgaggggtggtggtggagggagggttagggaaagggagggggacagggaaagggagggggacagGGAAAGGGGGCGTTATcatgggcatgggcatgtgcgggtgggaggaggggggtcgGGCTTGGGGATTACGAGTCCGTTGGCGCATAAGAATTTTAAGAGTTTTAGGTGATTGGGGGGGTGCGATGGTGATTGGTTTTGGGATTGGAAATGAATAATGGATATGATGACAAGATAGGAttggatgggatgggtcGGGAAAGGGATAGGATATGATATTTTGTACACGGTGAGAGTAAAAAGAAGTGGattttggtgttgtttgacTTGTAGCAAGGCTGGAGTATTGTTGCTTGGTTATGGTGGCGGGCTAGAGTTATTGGAGATACCCTGATGTTGTATGTATTGATGTTTGATGGATTATGAT of Podospora pseudopauciseta strain CBS 411.78 chromosome 7 map unlocalized CBS411.78m_7, whole genome shotgun sequence contains these proteins:
- a CDS encoding uncharacterized protein (COG:S; EggNog:ENOG503NYR5), which gives rise to MSGDQPVSSFGDPDAQPPTPKQTPTLSIFPSPRFETPKNNAGRFDEPGGWTPHFAEDYSVFNSTPGNLRDSQHPFPDFGPATPYLGSARKRTLSTGETFSPTTNLQLPSVEPSEILRSSPSQLSTPTFQQLTLASRNSDTAERTSKKVRRGTVVEQSQGQTATPPPSGRKGERKLAPKLDTSAMQNDQGYGHPDFLATAQPQMGNFVTNPGDMFSYPLSAPAAGPGYAPQRSFWDQDPNMGGMEVDFSANGANGGDMFQNQTHQPLTPVDWANANLMQAQDAMVGHENGHVTPGNHQAPLISQAPMPALVTSAPEQAMFAVDYSTTMEDNFGMNSSGGAVNPGLIFSRPQSANMDAISHDQSMQVPIAPRRQTSQDFVQPTSRAPSAQRIVTTSRGELRRSSSTRTVPSSRPDRALASSPIKSVGRPGLSRSFSENRGKKQSSRPALPTLAPAPRPQSQLVSNAGVGANRPIISQPSRPSGRTSPLKSQQHSRLSSLTSIPETSGPRMRTQAKFTIDANGRARVETTVVVETEEPTSAKKRQGSQDGSQRRRWTPSDEEDDSSSTDDEGPIIIPSRNTSFALPDPVKPSIVHPFHRASHTGSSYSASFQHQDDDSDGETVVNVNDLTPTGKVAGDAISELQKVREARQRSGQWPPSSAPKVRRSFSGVGGSGSASFGNHQQGGYRGSYNNSSLSPASMTEGSLPTPTGERGGGMRCVCGRGEVGRNELLVQCQSCEMNLHERCVNATETSIYICSFCANVTTGHPVRGGGGGRVREREGDREREGDRERGRYHGHGHVRVGGGGSGLGITSPLAHKNFKSFR
- a CDS encoding uncharacterized protein (COG:S; EggNog:ENOG503NZCH); the protein is MDSSQLRQQIQVPAFNFENPENQFGREITSPHPTPVVTMNGGTVPPKTDAMTAPQGMWTTPTSQGMRPRPATIHEGFSYCVAEPYEGLPAWDSSSLQMQQTPSDGMSSRPISMHQDFYPATTLESNSWPQKPCDDHFEIHGLEPEMNIGQAYTTDEANPIIDLRYPGQQVEGDSNNFEHGLNPRRMSGSSFTVSTSGGMSEMPPYEDFSTTLSEAPSFSSEYPPPSNRNSMISSTQLSPVASPRMTPQSRSELVRTQSRGRASPSPRPGVRAAPYSVESARNKRWSTGSYGTANRRPSPFVYHPHDVFNQHNRMSSRHSSPTIGHGPLPLNYGNLQAAQQHPYLMSNAPAFQRNSMLLPTQLPSHVFHHDTHHHHPHQFENAPPLLSHGLFRMLQSNADPHSLHSHYADLSDPPDLYASLQEEQIPPPPEDMNPSDPDLIPHEQELRFEGDLYTPRWVRGHGNKREGWCGICKPGRWLVLKNSAFWYDKSFTHGISAATGSPFQEPQDTRRMDGNPDVWEGLCGSCNEWIALVSSKKKGTTWFRHAYKCHTHPKIKDAPKRRRESSNTRALAATNMAKPATNPLTPQMTPQVSTTNTPAPAPLQSQSQHQTQQALEQTLDQRQTPTPVQSQHPSHGPPPPPPTQHQQQPQGQQPHTMPSQQHQQYNQHQQSHPPPQPVIQLQPPPVRHFHRHLPPHLQLHPTSAPPQPPRTAIMSPIPPMAPMDGFANMI